Below is a genomic region from Streptomyces sp. RPA4-2.
CTGTGGGCCTTCCTCGGCACGCTGGCGGCCCTCGGCGCGATCCTGATCAAGGCCGAGACCGACCTCGTCGGCGTGGCCCGCCACCAGGGCGGACTGCCGCCGGTCAAGGAGGCCGCGTCCGAGCCCCGCTCGTCCGGCATGGCCTTCGCACGCCGGGCCGCCGGCGCGCTCAAGTTCCACCGGCTGATCCTCGGCATCGAGGCGACCCTGCTGATCCTGGTCCTGGCGATCGCCGACCAGGTCAGGGGGGACCTGTTCTTCACCCGGCTCGGCACCGCCGTACTCGCGGGCATCGCGCTCGTGCAGACCCTGCTGCACCTCGTGTCCATCCTCGCCTCCAGCAGGCTGAAGTGAGTGCCGCGATGAGGGTCGGCGCGGTCATCATCACCATGGGCAACCGCCCCGACGAGCTCCGGGCCCTGCTGGACTCCGTGGCCAAGCAGGACGGGGAGCGGGTCGAGGTGGTCGTGGTCGGCAACGGCTCGCCCGTCCCGGACGTCCCGGAGGGCATACGCACCGTCGAGCTGCCCGAGAACCTCGGCATACCCGGCGGCCGCAACGTCGGCATCGAGGCCTTCGGGCCCGGCGGCGCCGACGTCGACATCCTGCTCTTCCTCGACGACGACGGGCTCCTCGCCACCCACGACACCGCCGAGCTGTGCCGCCGCGCCTTCGCCGCCGACCCGGCGCTCGGCATCATCAGCTTCCGTATCGCCGACCCGGAGACCGGCGAGACCCAGCGCCGCCACGTGCCGCGGCTGCGCGCCTCGGACCCGATGCGCTCCTCCCGCGTCACCACCTTCCTCGGCGGCGCCAACGCGGTCCGTACGAAGGTCTTCGGCCAGGTCGGAGGACTTCCGGACGAGTTCTTCTACGCCCACGAGGAGACCGACCTGGCATGGCGGGCCCTCGACGCGGGCTGGATGATCGACTACCGGTCCGACATGGTGCTGTGCCACCCGACGACGGCGCCTTCGCGGCACGCGGTCTACCACCGCATGGTGGCCCGCAACCGCGTCTGGCTCGCCCGCCGGAACCTTCCCGCACCGCTCGTGCCCGTCTATCTGGGCGTCTGGATGCTCCTGACGCTGGCCCGCCGCCCCTCCGGACCCGCGCTGAAGGCCTGGTTCGGCGGTTTCAAGGAGGGCTGGACCAGCCCGTGCGGACGGAGGCGTCCGATGAAGTGGCGTACGGTGTGGCGCCTGACCAGACTGGGCCGGCCTCCCGTCATCTGACAAGCTCGTTCCTGTGAGCGCGTGGCCCCGGCCCCGGCCCCGGTCCCGTGCCCATGGCCCTGCCCCACCCGGCCGTGCGCATCCGAAGACGAAAGTTTCCCCTTGTGAGTGACACAACGCAGGACGGAGCGGTCGCGGTGAGCGACCGACCGTCGCCCGATGACGGGCTCTCCGCCGCCGAGCTGGCCGGAAAGTACGGACTCGCGGTCAGCGGTGCCCGGCCCGGCCTCGTCGAGTACGTGCGTCAGCTGTGGGGGCGGCGGCACTTCATCCTCGCCTTCTCGCAGGCGAAACTCACCGCCCAGTACAGCCAGGCCAAACTCGGCCAGCTGTGGCAGGTGGCGACGCCACTGCTGAACGCCGCCGTGTACTACTTCATCTTCGGTCTGATCCTGAAGGCCAGCCGGGGCATGTCGCACGACACGTACATCCCGTTCCTCGTGACCGGCGTCTTCGTCTTCACCTTCACACAGAACTCGATCATGGCCGGGGTCCGGGCGATCTCGGGCAACCTAGGGCTGGTGCGCGCGCTGCACTTCCCGCGCGCCTCGCTGCCCATCTCCTTCGCGCTCCAGCAGCTTCAGCAGCTGCTGTTCTCGATGCTCGTGCTGTTCGTCGTCGTGGTCGCGTTCGGCAGCTACCCGGGTCTGTCCTGGCTGCTGATCGTGCCGGTGCTGGCGCTGCAGTTCCTCTTCAACACCGGCCTGTCGCTCATCGTGGCCAGGCTGGGCGCGAAGACCCCGGACCTCGCCCAGCTGATGCCGTTCATACTGCGCACCTGGATGTACAGCTCGGGTGTGATGTTCTCCATCAGCAACCTGCTCGCCGGCCGCCCGGAGTGGGTCATCCGTGCGCTCCAGGTGAACCCGGCCGCGATCTACATGGACCTGATGCGCTACGCGCTCATCGACGGCTACGGCGCCTCCCACCTGCCGCCGCACGTGTGGGCGATCGCGATCTTCTGGGCCGTGCTCGTGGGCGCGGGCGGATTCGTGTACTTCTGGAAGGCGGAAGAGAGGTACGGCCGTGGCTGACCAGGCGTCCCACATCCCCACCGTCATCGCGGACGAGCTGCACATCGTCTACCGCGTGAACGGCGCCAAGACCGGCAAGGGCAGCGCCACCTCCGCGCTCAGCCGCATCCTCAAGCGCGGCGAGGAACGGGGCGTGCGCAAGGTGCACGCCGTCCGGGGCGTCTCCTTCACCGCCTACCGCGGTGAGGCCATCGGTCTGATCGGCTCCAACGGCTCCGGCAAGTCCACCCTTCTCCGGGCCATCGCCGGACTGCTGCCCGCCGAGAAGGGCAGGGTCTACACCGACGGCCAGCCCTCCCTGCTCGGCGTGAACGCGGCCCTGATGAACGACCTGACGGGCGAGCGGAACGTCATTCTGGGCGGGCTCGCGATGGGCATGTCCCGCGAGCAGATCAGGGAGCGCTACCAGGAGATCGTCGACTTCTCGGGCATCAACGAGAAGGGCGACTTCATCACGCTGCCGATGCGGACGTACTCCTCGGGCATGGCGGCGCGGCTGCGCTTCTCCATCGCGGCCGCCAAGGACCACGACGTGCTGATGATCGACGAGGCCCTGGCCACCGGCGACCGCTCCTTCCAGAAGCGCTCCGAGCAGCGGATCCGCGAGCTGCGCAAGAGCGCGGGCACGGTCTTCCTGGTCAGTCACAACAACAATTCGATCCGCGACACCTGCGACCGCGTGCTCTGGCTGGAACGCGGTGAGCTGCGGATGGACGGGCCGACCGAAGAGGTCCTCAAGGAGTACGAGAAGTTCACGGGCAAATAGCCCGTCTCGCCCAGGGCCCCGCCGGAACGGTTCGGCGGGGCCCCGCGTCTGCAAAGGGAAAGCCAACTCCTGCTGTCCGTAGGAATCTTGACGCCAATCGGTGTGTTGTTGTGATGTGCAGGACACCCCGACGGACCGTGCAGCGTTGTACAACGTAAGCTGTACCGGTGCTGAATCGCGGCAAGTGGGGCGATATTGCGCGACGCCCGGTACCCGCGCGCTGCGCGGACCTCCGGGCGGCGTGTCCGAAATGGGCAGTATTGGGTCGGCAGTGTAGAACGGGAGATGTGACGGCAATGGCTACGGAAACTCTCCAGCTCCGCGATGCGTGTGCCGTCCCCGCGCCGGGCGGCGAGCGGTGACCGAAGCCGGGACGGCCCGCACCGGAGATCCGGAGCGCGGCACCCTCGACAAGGCCGCGGACGAGAACTTCCCCGTCGCGCCCTTCTTCCTGCCCCGGGCCTGGCGCGACGACCTGATGGCGGTCTACGGCTTCGCCCGCCTCGTCGACGACATCGGCGACGGCGATCTCGCCCCCGGCGGCGCGGACGCCCGTCTGCTCGGCGTGTCGCCCGAGGAGGCCGAGGACCGCGTCGTTCTCCTCGACGCCCTCGAAACGGACCTCCACCGAGTGTTCGATTCGACTCCGCTCCACCCCTTGCTGCGC
It encodes:
- a CDS encoding glycosyltransferase family 2 protein, with the protein product MSAAMRVGAVIITMGNRPDELRALLDSVAKQDGERVEVVVVGNGSPVPDVPEGIRTVELPENLGIPGGRNVGIEAFGPGGADVDILLFLDDDGLLATHDTAELCRRAFAADPALGIISFRIADPETGETQRRHVPRLRASDPMRSSRVTTFLGGANAVRTKVFGQVGGLPDEFFYAHEETDLAWRALDAGWMIDYRSDMVLCHPTTAPSRHAVYHRMVARNRVWLARRNLPAPLVPVYLGVWMLLTLARRPSGPALKAWFGGFKEGWTSPCGRRRPMKWRTVWRLTRLGRPPVI
- a CDS encoding ABC transporter permease, which translates into the protein MSDTTQDGAVAVSDRPSPDDGLSAAELAGKYGLAVSGARPGLVEYVRQLWGRRHFILAFSQAKLTAQYSQAKLGQLWQVATPLLNAAVYYFIFGLILKASRGMSHDTYIPFLVTGVFVFTFTQNSIMAGVRAISGNLGLVRALHFPRASLPISFALQQLQQLLFSMLVLFVVVVAFGSYPGLSWLLIVPVLALQFLFNTGLSLIVARLGAKTPDLAQLMPFILRTWMYSSGVMFSISNLLAGRPEWVIRALQVNPAAIYMDLMRYALIDGYGASHLPPHVWAIAIFWAVLVGAGGFVYFWKAEERYGRG
- a CDS encoding ABC transporter ATP-binding protein, with the translated sequence MADQASHIPTVIADELHIVYRVNGAKTGKGSATSALSRILKRGEERGVRKVHAVRGVSFTAYRGEAIGLIGSNGSGKSTLLRAIAGLLPAEKGRVYTDGQPSLLGVNAALMNDLTGERNVILGGLAMGMSREQIRERYQEIVDFSGINEKGDFITLPMRTYSSGMAARLRFSIAAAKDHDVLMIDEALATGDRSFQKRSEQRIRELRKSAGTVFLVSHNNNSIRDTCDRVLWLERGELRMDGPTEEVLKEYEKFTGK